One Paenibacillus sp. FSL H7-0737 DNA segment encodes these proteins:
- a CDS encoding ABC transporter permease — translation MGVPAGELLPSVDPVHRSRWKMKNKHKLFFMAFPFLVVTFIFYYLPISGWIYAFYDFIPGIPLSDTPYVGLKWFKTIVSNPTQTAEVLRVLKNTLAMSSLGLITSIFPVIFAIMLTEIKSGWYRKLVQTLTTIPNFISWILVYALAFSLFSVDNGVITHILVQLGVVDEGYNFLASSSNIWVTMIVWYWWKSLGWGAILYLAAIAGIDQELYEAVEVDGASRFRKIWHITIPGLIPTFFVLLLLSIGNLVNNGMEQYFAFQNAMNKDSIEVLDLYVYNIAFANNFPFATAVSMLKSVVSVILLFAANTLSKMVRDESII, via the coding sequence ATGGGGGTACCTGCTGGCGAACTGCTTCCCAGCGTCGATCCGGTTCATCGATCCCGCTGGAAGATGAAGAACAAACATAAGTTGTTCTTCATGGCTTTTCCATTTCTTGTTGTCACCTTTATTTTCTATTATCTGCCGATCAGCGGATGGATTTATGCCTTTTATGATTTCATTCCCGGAATACCGTTGTCAGACACGCCTTACGTTGGTTTGAAATGGTTCAAGACGATTGTATCTAATCCGACGCAGACCGCAGAGGTTCTGCGGGTGCTGAAGAACACGCTTGCCATGAGTTCACTCGGATTAATTACATCCATCTTTCCAGTGATCTTTGCCATTATGTTGACTGAGATTAAGTCAGGCTGGTATCGCAAGTTGGTGCAGACACTAACCACGATTCCAAACTTTATCAGCTGGATTCTGGTATATGCATTGGCATTCTCGTTGTTCTCTGTAGATAACGGTGTCATCACTCACATTTTAGTGCAGCTTGGAGTGGTAGATGAAGGGTATAACTTCTTAGCCTCCAGCTCAAATATTTGGGTCACGATGATCGTTTGGTACTGGTGGAAATCGTTAGGCTGGGGTGCCATTCTCTATCTTGCTGCAATCGCAGGCATTGATCAGGAATTGTACGAAGCTGTTGAGGTGGATGGTGCAAGTCGGTTCCGCAAAATTTGGCATATCACCATTCCAGGTCTGATTCCAACCTTTTTTGTACTGCTTCTGCTCTCCATAGGTAATCTAGTCAATAACGGGATGGAGCAGTACTTTGCCTTTCAAAATGCGATGAATAAGGATTCTATTGAGGTGCTGGATCTTTATGTATACAACATCGCCTTCGCGAACAACTTTCCTTTTGCCACGGCCGTCAGCATGTTGAAATCGGTTGTCAGTGTAATTCTACTATTCGCAGCGAACACGTTGTCTAAGATGGTGCGTGACGAATCTATCATTTAA
- a CDS encoding 50S ribosomal protein L25 yields the protein MNTTVRLTERSGSTSSQRRKGFVPVVVYGAGSDSQSFTADAKTITGILANNPRAVLTLELPDSGKKNVVIQEIQRQPVSKQLLHIDFQQIDMKAKLDTKVAFHFTGDPVGVKSGGVQQIELHELDIRTLPDKLTASFEVDLSGLDIGDQLLVSDLPKHEGWEVLTPEDTLIVRIAPPAAQEPTDEDAAEPAAVEASGEDKAE from the coding sequence GTGAATACAACAGTACGTTTGACAGAAAGATCCGGCTCGACTTCTTCACAGCGCAGAAAAGGCTTTGTACCGGTAGTCGTGTACGGTGCAGGTTCAGATAGCCAGTCCTTTACAGCGGATGCTAAGACAATTACCGGGATTTTGGCTAATAACCCTCGGGCAGTATTAACCTTGGAATTACCAGACTCGGGTAAAAAGAACGTTGTCATCCAAGAAATCCAGCGCCAGCCAGTATCCAAACAACTGCTGCATATTGATTTTCAACAAATTGATATGAAGGCTAAATTGGATACAAAAGTGGCATTCCACTTTACAGGTGATCCAGTAGGTGTGAAGAGTGGCGGCGTGCAGCAAATTGAATTGCATGAGCTGGATATTCGCACACTTCCAGATAAATTAACGGCATCCTTTGAGGTGGATCTCAGTGGACTAGATATTGGTGATCAATTGCTGGTGTCTGATCTTCCGAAGCATGAAGGCTGGGAAGTATTGACGCCTGAGGACACTTTGATTGTCCGAATTGCGCCTCCAGCTGCTCAAGAACCAACCGATGAAGATGCTGCTGAACCAGCTGCAGTCGAAGCTTCTGGTGAAGATAAAGCTGAATAG
- the opp4C gene encoding oligopeptide ABC transporter permease, with translation MAVQSNVAGISKPQTTKGKSSLFRQSLRRLLKNKLAVSGFVVVIFMFALCFIGPLFSPYTDNKINMALMNKAPDMKHWLGTDALGRDILTRVMQAGRISLTVGLASMVLSVFIGALLGAIAGYYRGIADQIIMRIADLLLTVPSLPLLFIFGALLSEWKIPTDYRMYIVMLMLSIVSWPGMARMVRGQMLSLREREFMQAAVVLGLRDRRKLFNHLLPNIIPLLIVMATLNIGGAILSESVLSFFGLGVMPPTPTWGNMIDAANNMIDFKDRPWLWIPPGLSIFATVIAINIFGDGLRDVLDPKQKR, from the coding sequence GTGGCAGTTCAAAGTAATGTAGCGGGTATCTCGAAACCCCAGACCACCAAAGGAAAATCCTCTTTATTCCGGCAATCCCTTCGGAGGTTGCTGAAGAACAAGCTGGCGGTATCCGGGTTTGTGGTAGTGATCTTTATGTTTGCGCTTTGTTTTATTGGCCCGCTGTTCTCACCCTATACGGATAACAAAATAAATATGGCACTGATGAACAAGGCCCCTGATATGAAGCATTGGCTTGGCACTGACGCGCTGGGCAGAGATATTTTGACCCGGGTGATGCAGGCAGGACGCATTTCACTAACAGTAGGACTGGCATCAATGGTTCTTTCAGTGTTTATCGGGGCTCTTTTGGGAGCCATAGCTGGGTATTACCGCGGAATCGCCGATCAAATCATAATGCGGATTGCGGATCTTTTATTGACGGTTCCGAGTTTGCCGCTGCTTTTTATTTTTGGAGCATTATTATCAGAGTGGAAGATTCCAACGGACTACCGGATGTATATCGTTATGCTTATGCTCAGCATTGTGAGCTGGCCAGGTATGGCGCGTATGGTACGGGGGCAAATGCTTAGTCTGCGAGAACGTGAGTTTATGCAAGCAGCTGTAGTATTAGGCCTTCGGGATCGGCGTAAATTATTTAACCATTTGCTGCCGAACATTATCCCGCTACTGATCGTTATGGCAACGCTCAACATCGGTGGCGCTATTCTGAGTGAATCGGTTCTTAGCTTTTTTGGGCTAGGTGTTATGCCGCCAACGCCAACCTGGGGCAATATGATTGACGCAGCGAATAATATGATCGACTTCAAGGATCGGCCGTGGCTGTGGATTCCACCTGGGCTATCCATCTTCGCGACAGTAATCGCGATCAATATTTTTGGTGACGGACTCCGGGACGTACTTGATCCTAAACAGAAGAGGTAG
- a CDS encoding MDR family MFS transporter gives MSAAKSPNLGIVIAGLLLGILMASMDSTIVATAMGNIVGELGGMDKFVWVTSAYLVAEMAGMPIFGKLSDMYGRKKFFIFGIIVFMAGSALCGTADTITQLAAYRAIQGIGGGALVPIAFAIMFDAVPLETRGKLGGAFGAVFGLSSIFGPLLGAYITDHIAWQWIFYINLPLGLLAFAMVVFFYKESHEHSKQPIDWLGAGTLLGSVICLMFALELGGKEYAWNSSMILGLFAAFAILAAVFLVVETRAKEPIISFALFKKRLYAVSIICALFSGAAFIVASVYIPIFIQGVLGGSATNSGLVLLPMMVGSVVTATMGGFLMSKTSYRSLLIPTFALLVIGTGLVATLTPEASRLLVTLYMILIGLGIGASFSVLSTASIHGLTAQQRGSASATLNFIRSMGMTIGITTFGIIQSHYFSGSLTKLLSANGGGAAPAGAMDFKDPHALLSPETRALIPPEILSKITAGLSSSIVNTFAWAVIPAALALLASFYMGRQKMDASAEGDVQASGH, from the coding sequence ATGAGTGCTGCCAAATCGCCCAATCTGGGTATTGTTATCGCAGGTCTCCTATTAGGAATTCTTATGGCCTCCATGGACAGCACCATCGTTGCAACTGCAATGGGTAATATTGTTGGGGAGCTTGGCGGAATGGACAAATTTGTCTGGGTGACATCAGCCTATCTCGTAGCCGAGATGGCGGGTATGCCCATTTTCGGCAAGCTGTCTGATATGTATGGTCGTAAGAAGTTTTTTATTTTTGGAATTATCGTATTCATGGCGGGTTCGGCTCTCTGTGGAACGGCTGATACAATAACTCAGTTAGCTGCGTACCGGGCCATTCAGGGCATTGGTGGCGGGGCGCTGGTGCCAATCGCTTTTGCCATCATGTTCGATGCTGTTCCGCTGGAGACGCGGGGCAAGCTCGGCGGGGCATTCGGAGCAGTATTTGGGTTGTCGAGTATATTTGGTCCATTACTGGGTGCGTATATTACCGATCATATTGCTTGGCAGTGGATATTTTACATTAACTTACCCCTTGGACTGTTGGCTTTTGCGATGGTCGTATTCTTTTATAAAGAATCGCATGAGCATTCTAAACAGCCCATTGACTGGTTGGGAGCGGGTACGCTGCTTGGTTCAGTCATTTGCTTAATGTTTGCGCTGGAGCTAGGCGGGAAAGAGTATGCTTGGAATTCTTCCATGATTCTTGGTTTATTTGCAGCCTTTGCCATCCTTGCAGCAGTGTTTCTTGTTGTAGAGACTAGAGCGAAAGAACCGATTATTTCCTTTGCTTTGTTTAAAAAAAGATTATACGCGGTGAGCATTATCTGTGCACTATTTAGCGGTGCAGCCTTTATTGTGGCTTCTGTGTATATTCCGATCTTTATTCAAGGGGTATTGGGCGGATCAGCTACAAATTCAGGACTTGTATTGCTGCCAATGATGGTTGGCTCAGTGGTTACAGCTACAATGGGCGGATTTCTGATGTCAAAAACCAGTTACCGCAGCCTGCTGATTCCTACATTCGCACTTTTGGTGATCGGTACTGGACTTGTAGCGACACTCACGCCGGAGGCTTCACGACTGCTTGTTACTTTATATATGATTTTAATTGGGCTAGGGATTGGTGCTTCATTCTCAGTGCTAAGTACGGCATCTATTCATGGATTGACGGCACAGCAACGTGGCTCTGCCAGCGCAACGCTGAATTTCATTCGTTCAATGGGCATGACCATAGGCATTACCACCTTCGGTATCATTCAAAGTCACTATTTCTCAGGCAGTCTTACCAAGCTACTCTCGGCTAATGGTGGAGGAGCGGCTCCGGCGGGAGCTATGGATTTTAAAGATCCGCATGCTTTGCTCTCACCTGAGACTAGGGCGCTCATTCCACCTGAAATTCTGAGTAAGATTACAGCTGGGTTATCTTCTTCCATAGTAAACACCTTTGCTTGGGCGGTGATTCCTGCAGCTTTAGCGTTATTGGCTTCGTTCTATATGGGACGTCAGAAGATGGATGCCTCTGCGGAGGGGGATGTTCAAGCGTCTGGGCATTAA
- a CDS encoding ABC transporter permease yields MSAYLSKRLLYMVIILFAASLLIFCLYASTPGDFITGNIKLTAERKAELREIYGLNKPMLERYGIWMKNALHGDFGYSLAQQKPVLQLFNDYIWNSFLLAAVSTFLTWVIAVIIGVISAYKQYSWFDTLVMIAIFAAMSLPSFFIGLFLIKILAVDLKWLPPGGIITTGSNATGLAYFKEIVTHMTLPVVVMTLLGLGSLTRYFRSNMIDVLKQDYIRTARAKGLRERKVLFTHALRNALLPAITLVGFELPALFGGSLIIEKIFNWPGIGQLYMQSFGLRDYPLLMGFTMFIAILTVIGTLLSDVLYRIADPRVRL; encoded by the coding sequence ATGAGCGCTTATTTATCGAAAAGACTGTTGTACATGGTCATTATCTTATTTGCGGCATCATTATTGATCTTCTGCCTGTATGCATCAACCCCCGGCGATTTCATAACTGGAAATATCAAATTGACTGCAGAACGTAAAGCTGAGCTGCGTGAGATCTACGGCTTGAACAAGCCGATGCTTGAGCGGTATGGAATCTGGATGAAGAATGCGCTGCATGGCGATTTCGGGTATTCCTTAGCCCAACAAAAGCCTGTGCTGCAGCTTTTTAATGATTATATTTGGAATTCCTTTCTACTGGCTGCCGTTTCCACGTTTCTGACGTGGGTGATTGCAGTTATTATTGGTGTGATTTCAGCCTATAAGCAATATTCATGGTTCGATACTCTCGTGATGATCGCTATATTCGCAGCAATGTCACTGCCGTCATTTTTTATAGGCTTATTCCTGATCAAAATCCTGGCCGTCGATCTCAAGTGGCTCCCTCCGGGTGGAATAATCACGACAGGTAGTAATGCTACGGGTCTGGCGTATTTTAAGGAGATTGTAACGCATATGACCCTTCCGGTTGTTGTTATGACCCTCCTTGGATTGGGCTCACTCACCCGTTATTTCCGCAGTAATATGATCGATGTCTTAAAACAGGATTATATCCGCACCGCCCGTGCTAAAGGCCTAAGGGAGCGAAAGGTGCTCTTTACACATGCTCTGCGAAATGCTTTATTGCCTGCGATTACTCTGGTTGGTTTCGAGCTTCCAGCACTATTTGGCGGATCACTTATTATAGAAAAAATATTCAATTGGCCTGGGATTGGCCAGCTGTATATGCAGTCCTTCGGACTTAGGGATTATCCTTTGCTGATGGGCTTTACGATGTTTATTGCCATACTTACCGTCATAGGAACGTTGCTTTCGGATGTTTTGTACCGGATTGCCGATCCTAGAGTTCGGCTATAG
- a CDS encoding ABC transporter ATP-binding protein: MPEALLEVNHLKKYFPVTKGLLNRTVGHVKAVDDISITLQPGETFGLVGESGSGKSTVGRTILRLTDKTAGEIKFKGIDIHSLSPAELRNIRPQMQLIFQDPYSSLNPRVRIGDAIGEALLDHGLCSKSEVRDRVLEALEACGLSSYHIDRFPHEFSGGQRQRIGIARALVLNPELIIADEPVSALDVSIQAQIINLFSKLQQSRGLTYLFISHDLSVVEHLCSRIGVMYLGSMMETASRDELFKNPLHPYTKALLSAVPIPIPKLKRERIVLKGDIPSPVNPPSGCKFHTRCPYAQEVCRSEIPEFRDAGNNHFVACHLV; this comes from the coding sequence ATGCCTGAGGCACTGCTTGAGGTCAATCATCTGAAGAAATATTTCCCTGTCACTAAGGGATTGCTTAACCGGACGGTTGGGCATGTAAAGGCTGTTGATGATATTAGCATCACGCTTCAGCCAGGGGAGACGTTTGGGCTTGTAGGAGAATCCGGGAGCGGAAAGAGTACGGTCGGACGGACGATTTTACGGCTAACGGATAAAACGGCAGGCGAGATCAAATTCAAAGGGATAGACATTCATTCTTTGTCTCCCGCTGAATTGCGAAATATCAGACCCCAAATGCAGCTAATCTTTCAAGACCCGTATAGCTCACTTAACCCTCGGGTCCGCATAGGAGATGCTATCGGAGAAGCTTTACTGGATCATGGCTTATGCTCAAAATCAGAGGTTCGTGATCGGGTGCTTGAGGCGCTTGAGGCATGTGGTTTATCCTCTTATCATATTGATCGCTTTCCGCATGAATTCTCAGGAGGACAGCGACAACGGATCGGAATCGCGCGTGCGCTTGTGCTGAATCCTGAGCTAATCATTGCAGACGAGCCAGTCTCGGCCTTGGATGTGTCCATCCAAGCACAGATTATTAATTTATTTAGTAAGCTGCAGCAGAGCCGTGGGCTCACCTATTTGTTTATCTCCCATGATTTGAGTGTGGTTGAGCATTTATGTTCAAGAATCGGTGTTATGTATCTGGGATCTATGATGGAGACGGCTTCTAGAGATGAATTATTTAAGAATCCGCTTCACCCGTATACCAAGGCATTGCTATCAGCTGTTCCAATACCTATTCCCAAGCTGAAAAGGGAAAGAATTGTCCTTAAGGGGGATATTCCAAGTCCGGTGAACCCTCCTTCTGGCTGTAAATTCCATACACGGTGTCCCTATGCTCAAGAGGTTTGCAGATCTGAAATTCCGGAATTCCGGGATGCTGGCAATAACCACTTTGTAGCTTGTCATTTGGTCTGA
- a CDS encoding YhbD family protein yields the protein MEDDLISKKQLLDLTGISYGQLYRWKRKQLIPEEWFIRKSTFTGQETFFPKEMILSRIHNIVNMKDGLSLDEMADKLSDKASFEKVSVTAKEIIERNIVSTTTLRKFGESLGDESKYTFEELVHLFAVDRLLSAGEMSMEEAELLFRTLQEKVSRLESGSWELFFVRKMGVSSFILAQAPAELWFDEGVRLVSKMTYSDLIEQLKGKLAYKLVE from the coding sequence ATGGAAGATGATTTGATTTCGAAGAAGCAACTGCTGGATTTAACCGGTATTTCATATGGGCAATTGTATCGCTGGAAAAGGAAGCAGTTAATCCCCGAGGAATGGTTTATTCGCAAATCTACCTTTACTGGACAAGAGACTTTTTTTCCTAAAGAGATGATCTTGTCGCGAATTCACAACATTGTGAATATGAAAGATGGGCTTTCTTTGGATGAAATGGCTGATAAGCTATCGGATAAGGCATCCTTTGAGAAGGTGAGTGTAACTGCTAAGGAAATTATAGAACGTAACATTGTTTCGACAACAACGCTGAGGAAATTTGGAGAAAGTCTCGGTGATGAAAGTAAATATACTTTTGAGGAGCTCGTTCATTTATTCGCCGTAGACCGCCTGCTTAGTGCTGGGGAAATGAGTATGGAGGAGGCGGAGCTTCTGTTTCGCACTTTGCAGGAGAAAGTTTCAAGGCTCGAGAGTGGAAGCTGGGAGTTGTTTTTTGTCCGGAAAATGGGGGTTTCATCCTTCATTCTGGCACAAGCACCTGCGGAGTTATGGTTTGATGAAGGGGTTAGATTAGTCAGTAAAATGACATATTCAGATTTGATCGAACAATTGAAAGGTAAGCTTGCCTACAAGCTTGTTGAATAG
- a CDS encoding fibronectin type III domain-containing protein codes for MKMRKLFSILMTSLLVLGVALPFGGKASADATSDASNRALVWLKAQQDATVGYAFEGLVDSFEDFWGPNNPKQIVYTYDQAVAAIAFIVKGERTRAEQVLNKMRDIQDPSGFWLNSYWYNNGFGEEIRKHVGPVVWMAMAAMAYEKQYNDTRYRPMALKALDWSLQYKKANGSIAGGWSAWSNSDEPWSSTEHNIDIYRVLQYYASVDSSKAATYNSAATGVKTFLDNYVWDDSVKRFKGGWKNDTNLIDPKIPLDVNPWGVLALGVSGTHNYGASLAYVENASGTPGTLANPRYKQTLTYNDAGNTLTGYDFDWTDEVLPAYDDNGNQIGNTGADVWFEGSAFMSLAYFMQGNVSKADAINTEIIKKQGTSGASLGGIPYSLKGTSNSYWVMAQQNCVSSTGWLILSLHRFNPFTGQYLTGGGNTGDTIAPTTPANLTVTSKTDTAVNLSWFASTDNVGVTGYLVYRGTQQVASVAGTTATVSGLTPSTAYTFTVKATDAAGNLSSASNTATVTTNPTGGSGGGDHVTADFTAGVTRLSSTEASIYITPVTSALYVDVHYKVNGGPQLNYRMTNSSGTWKQTVSGLSAGSSIEYWFTYEKSGPQYDSAHYTFVQ; via the coding sequence ATGAAGATGAGGAAGCTGTTTTCGATCTTAATGACAAGTCTGTTGGTGCTTGGGGTAGCTCTACCTTTTGGTGGAAAAGCGAGTGCAGATGCCACAAGTGATGCTTCAAATCGTGCTTTAGTTTGGCTGAAGGCCCAGCAGGATGCAACGGTGGGATATGCTTTTGAAGGCTTGGTAGATAGCTTTGAGGATTTCTGGGGACCTAACAACCCCAAACAGATTGTATATACGTATGATCAAGCTGTTGCAGCTATTGCCTTTATTGTAAAAGGTGAACGGACACGGGCAGAGCAAGTGTTGAACAAAATGCGAGACATTCAGGACCCTTCAGGTTTCTGGCTGAATTCTTATTGGTATAACAATGGCTTCGGAGAAGAAATTCGTAAACATGTGGGGCCGGTTGTATGGATGGCAATGGCAGCTATGGCTTATGAAAAGCAATATAATGACACGCGATATCGTCCGATGGCGCTCAAAGCGCTCGATTGGAGCTTACAGTATAAAAAAGCAAATGGCAGTATCGCAGGAGGATGGAGTGCTTGGAGTAACTCCGATGAGCCTTGGAGCTCAACCGAGCACAATATCGATATTTACCGGGTGCTACAGTATTATGCTTCAGTGGATTCCTCAAAGGCTGCCACATACAATAGCGCAGCTACTGGAGTCAAAACCTTCCTGGATAATTATGTGTGGGATGACAGTGTCAAACGCTTCAAGGGAGGCTGGAAAAACGATACGAATCTGATTGATCCTAAAATTCCTTTAGATGTGAATCCATGGGGAGTACTGGCTTTAGGAGTATCTGGAACGCATAACTATGGAGCAAGCTTAGCCTATGTTGAAAATGCCTCCGGCACCCCGGGGACCCTTGCAAATCCGCGTTACAAGCAGACGCTTACTTACAATGATGCTGGGAATACGCTGACCGGCTATGATTTTGACTGGACGGATGAAGTTTTACCCGCATATGACGATAACGGGAATCAAATCGGTAACACGGGTGCTGATGTATGGTTTGAAGGAAGCGCATTCATGTCGCTCGCCTACTTTATGCAAGGCAATGTATCCAAAGCGGATGCCATTAACACTGAAATTATTAAAAAACAAGGCACAAGCGGCGCTTCGCTTGGGGGAATCCCGTACTCACTGAAAGGGACCAGCAACAGCTATTGGGTGATGGCGCAGCAAAACTGCGTGTCCAGCACGGGTTGGTTAATTCTATCCCTGCATCGATTTAACCCATTCACCGGGCAATACTTGACGGGTGGTGGTAATACTGGAGACACGATAGCACCTACTACACCTGCTAATCTGACAGTAACCAGCAAGACGGATACAGCAGTTAACCTGAGCTGGTTTGCTTCAACTGATAATGTTGGTGTAACGGGATATCTCGTTTATCGCGGAACACAGCAGGTAGCCTCTGTGGCGGGAACTACAGCAACTGTTAGTGGACTTACTCCGAGCACAGCCTATACGTTTACAGTAAAAGCTACGGACGCAGCAGGTAATTTATCATCCGCTAGTAATACCGCAACAGTTACTACTAATCCCACTGGAGGCAGCGGAGGCGGTGATCATGTGACGGCTGACTTTACAGCAGGGGTAACGAGACTTTCTTCAACAGAAGCGAGCATTTATATTACACCTGTAACCAGTGCTCTTTATGTAGATGTGCATTATAAGGTTAACGGGGGGCCACAGCTTAATTACCGGATGACCAACAGCTCAGGTACATGGAAACAGACTGTGAGTGGGTTAAGTGCTGGCAGCAGCATTGAGTACTGGTTCACTTACGAGAAATCCGGCCCACAATATGATTCAGCTCATTATACTTTTGTTCAGTAG
- a CDS encoding ABC transporter ATP-binding protein — protein MSDLMNIDGLSTYFFTEEGKVKAVDDVSFRVREGETVCIVGESGCGKSVTAMSIMGLVEEPGGKVTHGKIDFQGEDLLQMDKNTLRAIRGNEIAMIFQEPMSSLNPVIKIGEQIMEPLIVHLKMNKKQARIRAIELIKQVGISRPEQIADSYPHELSGGMLQRIMIAIAIACSPKLLIADEPTTALDVTIQAQILDMLREIKDNSGMSILLITHDLGVVAEMADYVIVMYSGKIVEEGEVVELFNNPKHPYTKGLLKSKPVINQRQDELYSIPGQVPNPLELVPSCYFHDRCEHCMPVCVSQQPQLKEVASRQKVACWLYEEAVVHA, from the coding sequence ATGAGTGATTTAATGAATATAGACGGTCTAAGTACATACTTCTTCACGGAAGAAGGAAAAGTGAAAGCCGTTGATGATGTAAGCTTCCGTGTCCGTGAAGGAGAGACGGTCTGTATCGTCGGAGAATCGGGCTGCGGCAAAAGTGTAACTGCGATGTCCATCATGGGTCTTGTTGAAGAGCCAGGGGGCAAGGTAACCCATGGCAAAATTGATTTTCAGGGTGAAGATTTGTTGCAAATGGACAAAAACACACTGCGAGCCATCCGTGGCAACGAGATCGCGATGATATTCCAGGAGCCCATGTCCTCTCTTAATCCTGTAATCAAGATCGGTGAACAAATTATGGAGCCGTTGATCGTGCATTTGAAGATGAATAAGAAGCAGGCGCGTATCCGGGCGATTGAACTAATAAAACAGGTAGGCATATCACGACCTGAGCAAATTGCTGATAGTTATCCACATGAATTAAGTGGAGGGATGCTGCAGCGGATAATGATCGCTATTGCTATCGCATGCAGTCCAAAGTTATTGATTGCAGATGAACCGACAACGGCGCTGGATGTAACGATTCAAGCACAAATTCTGGATATGCTTCGTGAAATTAAAGACAACTCCGGCATGTCTATTCTATTAATCACCCATGATCTGGGTGTAGTCGCGGAGATGGCTGATTACGTGATTGTTATGTACTCCGGAAAGATTGTGGAGGAGGGGGAGGTTGTTGAATTGTTCAACAATCCCAAACACCCTTATACGAAAGGGCTGCTCAAATCGAAGCCAGTTATCAATCAGCGGCAGGATGAGCTGTATTCCATACCAGGTCAAGTGCCAAATCCGCTAGAGCTGGTACCCTCTTGTTATTTTCATGACCGCTGTGAGCATTGCATGCCTGTATGTGTCAGCCAGCAGCCCCAGCTTAAAGAAGTGGCCAGCAGACAAAAGGTAGCTTGCTGGTTGTATGAGGAGGCGGTTGTTCATGCCTGA